One window of Branchiostoma lanceolatum isolate klBraLanc5 chromosome 8, klBraLanc5.hap2, whole genome shotgun sequence genomic DNA carries:
- the LOC136439851 gene encoding alpha-N-acetyl-neuraminyl-2,3-beta-galactosyl-1,3-N-acetyl-galactosaminide alpha-2,6-sialyltransferase-like isoform X3: MTISKVAQAFGALLLMAVCSQYMLTIYSFGDKPQHRFLPRHITKKTIRGQTYHVHEVDPMSPSLREKYQHRRVLSVSHSGAKLTAHREMLDYHRGRWAPSTGPREPMYAPLGGRGRGLTCNTCALVSNSGQLLGGARGSDIDAADCVFRLNAAPTAGYESDVGERTTARIVSHKSLTNLYLNSTSVLGGGRGPQGVFVHGPQYAFGNARTARLLRALGEKFSTVDFYRFTQTAESRADAEFEKQTQIPRSKSGVELSTGWFALTLMMDSCQHIQVYGMVPHNYCRLYPDSQVPYQYWTPGGVSECVMYQYHEDAGSQGQRLLTERRIFRTWAPTHNITFHQPTWV, from the exons ATGACGATATCGAAGGTTGCGCAGGCGTTCGGAGCCCTGCTGCTGATGGCCGTGTGCTCCCAGTACATGCTGACCATCTACTCATTCGGGGACAAGCCACAGCATAG ATTCCTGCCGCGGCACATCACGAAGAAGACGATCCGCGGGCAGACGTACCACGTGCACGAGGTCGACCCGATGTCGCCGAGCCTGCGTGAGAAGTACCAGCACCGCCGCGTGCTGTCCGTCTCGCACAGCGGCGCCAAGCTCACCGCCCACAGGGAGATGCTCGACTACCACCGCGGCCGCTGGGCGCCCTCCACCGGCCCCAGGGAACCCATGTACGCGCCGCTGGGCGGGCGGGGCCGCGGGCTCACCTGCAACACCTGCGCACTCGTCTCCAACTCAG GCCAGCTGCTAGGCGGCGCTCGTGGGAGTGACATCGATGCGGCGGACTGCGTATTCCGTCTGAACGCCGCGCCGACGGCCGGGTACGAGAGCGACGTCGGGGAGAGAACAACAGCGAGGATCGTGTCACACAAAAG TTTGACGAACTTGTACCTGAACTCGACCTCTGTGCTTGGCGGAGGGCGCGGCCCGCAGGGAGTGTTCGTGCACGGTCCGCAGTACGCCTTCGGGAACGCCCGCACGGCCCGGCTGCTGCGAGCGCTGGGCGAGAAGTTTTCCACGGTCGACTTCTACCGCTTCACCCAGACTGCAGAGTCGCGCGCCGACGCAGAGTTCGAGAAACAGACCCAGATCCCCAG GAGTAAGTCCGGAGTGGAACTGTCCACCGGCTGGTTCGCCCTGACGCTGATGATGGACAGCTGTCAGCACATCCAGGTCTACGGCATGGTCCCCCACAACTACTGCAG ACTGTACCCAGACAGCCAGGTGCCATACCAGTACTGGACGCCAGGGGgcgtgagtgagtgtgtgatgtACCAGTACCACGAGGATGCCGGCAGCCAGGGCCAGCGCCTGCTCACAGAGCGCAGAATATTCCGCACGTGGGCCCCAACACACAACATCACCTTCCACCAGCCCACATGGGTGTAG
- the LOC136439851 gene encoding alpha-N-acetyl-neuraminyl-2,3-beta-galactosyl-1,3-N-acetyl-galactosaminide alpha-2,6-sialyltransferase-like isoform X2: protein MMGLVARETHPITMTISKVAQAFGALLLMAVCSQYMLTIYSFGDKPQHRFLPRHITKKTIRGQTYHVHEVDPMSPSLREKYQHRRVLSVSHSGAKLTAHREMLDYHRGRWAPSTGPREPMYAPLGGRGRGLTCNTCALVSNSGQLLGGARGSDIDAADCVFRLNAAPTAGYESDVGERTTARIVSHKSLTNLYLNSTSVLGGGRGPQGVFVHGPQYAFGNARTARLLRALGEKFSTVDFYRFTQTAESRADAEFEKQTQIPRSKSGVELSTGWFALTLMMDSCQHIQVYGMVPHNYCRLYPDSQVPYQYWTPGGVSECVMYQYHEDAGSQGQRLLTERRIFRTWAPTHNITFHQPTWV from the exons ATGATGG GTTTGGTTGCCAGGGAGACTCATCCGATCACCATGACGATATCGAAGGTTGCGCAGGCGTTCGGAGCCCTGCTGCTGATGGCCGTGTGCTCCCAGTACATGCTGACCATCTACTCATTCGGGGACAAGCCACAGCATAG ATTCCTGCCGCGGCACATCACGAAGAAGACGATCCGCGGGCAGACGTACCACGTGCACGAGGTCGACCCGATGTCGCCGAGCCTGCGTGAGAAGTACCAGCACCGCCGCGTGCTGTCCGTCTCGCACAGCGGCGCCAAGCTCACCGCCCACAGGGAGATGCTCGACTACCACCGCGGCCGCTGGGCGCCCTCCACCGGCCCCAGGGAACCCATGTACGCGCCGCTGGGCGGGCGGGGCCGCGGGCTCACCTGCAACACCTGCGCACTCGTCTCCAACTCAG GCCAGCTGCTAGGCGGCGCTCGTGGGAGTGACATCGATGCGGCGGACTGCGTATTCCGTCTGAACGCCGCGCCGACGGCCGGGTACGAGAGCGACGTCGGGGAGAGAACAACAGCGAGGATCGTGTCACACAAAAG TTTGACGAACTTGTACCTGAACTCGACCTCTGTGCTTGGCGGAGGGCGCGGCCCGCAGGGAGTGTTCGTGCACGGTCCGCAGTACGCCTTCGGGAACGCCCGCACGGCCCGGCTGCTGCGAGCGCTGGGCGAGAAGTTTTCCACGGTCGACTTCTACCGCTTCACCCAGACTGCAGAGTCGCGCGCCGACGCAGAGTTCGAGAAACAGACCCAGATCCCCAG GAGTAAGTCCGGAGTGGAACTGTCCACCGGCTGGTTCGCCCTGACGCTGATGATGGACAGCTGTCAGCACATCCAGGTCTACGGCATGGTCCCCCACAACTACTGCAG ACTGTACCCAGACAGCCAGGTGCCATACCAGTACTGGACGCCAGGGGgcgtgagtgagtgtgtgatgtACCAGTACCACGAGGATGCCGGCAGCCAGGGCCAGCGCCTGCTCACAGAGCGCAGAATATTCCGCACGTGGGCCCCAACACACAACATCACCTTCCACCAGCCCACATGGGTGTAG
- the LOC136439851 gene encoding alpha-N-acetyl-neuraminyl-2,3-beta-galactosyl-1,3-N-acetyl-galactosaminide alpha-2,6-sialyltransferase-like isoform X1 has product MDRLKGLVARETHPITMTISKVAQAFGALLLMAVCSQYMLTIYSFGDKPQHRFLPRHITKKTIRGQTYHVHEVDPMSPSLREKYQHRRVLSVSHSGAKLTAHREMLDYHRGRWAPSTGPREPMYAPLGGRGRGLTCNTCALVSNSGQLLGGARGSDIDAADCVFRLNAAPTAGYESDVGERTTARIVSHKSLTNLYLNSTSVLGGGRGPQGVFVHGPQYAFGNARTARLLRALGEKFSTVDFYRFTQTAESRADAEFEKQTQIPRSKSGVELSTGWFALTLMMDSCQHIQVYGMVPHNYCRLYPDSQVPYQYWTPGGVSECVMYQYHEDAGSQGQRLLTERRIFRTWAPTHNITFHQPTWV; this is encoded by the exons ATGGACAGACTAAAAG GTTTGGTTGCCAGGGAGACTCATCCGATCACCATGACGATATCGAAGGTTGCGCAGGCGTTCGGAGCCCTGCTGCTGATGGCCGTGTGCTCCCAGTACATGCTGACCATCTACTCATTCGGGGACAAGCCACAGCATAG ATTCCTGCCGCGGCACATCACGAAGAAGACGATCCGCGGGCAGACGTACCACGTGCACGAGGTCGACCCGATGTCGCCGAGCCTGCGTGAGAAGTACCAGCACCGCCGCGTGCTGTCCGTCTCGCACAGCGGCGCCAAGCTCACCGCCCACAGGGAGATGCTCGACTACCACCGCGGCCGCTGGGCGCCCTCCACCGGCCCCAGGGAACCCATGTACGCGCCGCTGGGCGGGCGGGGCCGCGGGCTCACCTGCAACACCTGCGCACTCGTCTCCAACTCAG GCCAGCTGCTAGGCGGCGCTCGTGGGAGTGACATCGATGCGGCGGACTGCGTATTCCGTCTGAACGCCGCGCCGACGGCCGGGTACGAGAGCGACGTCGGGGAGAGAACAACAGCGAGGATCGTGTCACACAAAAG TTTGACGAACTTGTACCTGAACTCGACCTCTGTGCTTGGCGGAGGGCGCGGCCCGCAGGGAGTGTTCGTGCACGGTCCGCAGTACGCCTTCGGGAACGCCCGCACGGCCCGGCTGCTGCGAGCGCTGGGCGAGAAGTTTTCCACGGTCGACTTCTACCGCTTCACCCAGACTGCAGAGTCGCGCGCCGACGCAGAGTTCGAGAAACAGACCCAGATCCCCAG GAGTAAGTCCGGAGTGGAACTGTCCACCGGCTGGTTCGCCCTGACGCTGATGATGGACAGCTGTCAGCACATCCAGGTCTACGGCATGGTCCCCCACAACTACTGCAG ACTGTACCCAGACAGCCAGGTGCCATACCAGTACTGGACGCCAGGGGgcgtgagtgagtgtgtgatgtACCAGTACCACGAGGATGCCGGCAGCCAGGGCCAGCGCCTGCTCACAGAGCGCAGAATATTCCGCACGTGGGCCCCAACACACAACATCACCTTCCACCAGCCCACATGGGTGTAG